A portion of the Glycine max cultivar Williams 82 chromosome 10, Glycine_max_v4.0, whole genome shotgun sequence genome contains these proteins:
- the LOC100792300 gene encoding alpha-(1,4)-fucosyltransferase, protein MPVPPKPINTFTITIMLTFAFFLLFFSGFLHFPSSSFPPITRPITTTPSKAEPFSNLVAAFRQWDSQVGCSRFKDKPNGVPLNQSKVASLQEVGDCGGLKLNHVSVLVKGWTWIPDNLDNLYSCSCGLSCLWTKSPVLADKPDALLFESSTPPVQRHMGEPLRVYMDLEAGRKRSGREDIYISYHAEDDVQSTYAGALFHNGRNYHVSNKKNRDILVYWSSSRCLPQRNELAKKLLSLLPHHSFGKCLNNVGGLDMALSLYPECANDANVTPKWWDHLHCAMSHYKFVLAIENTFTESYVTEKLFYALDSGAVPIYFGAPNVMDFVPPHSIIDGRKFNSLEELASYVKAVANDPVAYAEYHAWRRCGVLGNYGKTRAMSLDTLPCRLCDSVSRKGGRNAAS, encoded by the exons ATGCCAGTGCCTCCCAAACCCATAAACACCTTCACCATCACAATCATGCTCACCTTCgccttcttcctcctcttcttctccgGCTTCCTCCACTTCCCCTCCTCCTCTTTCCCTCCCATCACGCGCCCCATCACAACCACGCCGTCCAAGGCCGAACCCTTCTCCAATCTGGTCGCGGCCTTCAGGCAATGGGACTCGCAAGTGGGGTGCTCTCGCTTCAAAGACAAACCCAATGGGGTGCCCCTTAACCAGTCAAAGGTCGCGTCTTTGCAGGAAGTTGGCGATTGTGGGGGCTTGAAACTCAACCATGTTAGCGTTTTGGTCAAAGGGTGGACTTGGATTCCCGATAACTTGGATAACTTGTACTCTTGCTCTTGTGGCTTGAGCTGCTTGTGGACCAAATCGCCCGTTCTCGCTGACAAGCCTGATGCTTTGTTGTTTGAATCTTCCACGCCTCCTGTTCAG agACACATGGGAGAACCTCTTCGCGTATATATGGATCTTGAAGCTGGGCGAAAGAGATCAGGTCGAGAGGACATATATATTAGCTACCATGCTGAGGATGATGTACAATCAACCTATGCTGGTGCACTCTTTCACAATGGTCGAAACTACCACgtctccaataaaaaaaacaga GATATACTTGTTTATTGGTCTTCATCACGTTGTCTTCCTCAAAGGAATGAGCTTGCCAAGAAACTCCTGAGCTTACTGCCACATCATTCATTTGGCAAGTGCCTAAATAATGTTGGTGGTCTAGACATGGCTCTTTCTCTTTATCCCGAATGTGCAAACGATGCCAACGTTACACCAAAATGGTGGGATCATTTACATTGTGCCATGTCTCACTACAAGTTTGTTCTTGCAATTGAGAACACTTTTACTGAGAGCTATGTGACAGAGAAGTTATTCTATGCCTTAGACTCTGGTGCAGTTCCTATCTATTTTGGTGCACCAAATGTCATGGATTTTGTTCCTCCACATTCAATAATAGATGGTAGAAAATTCAACTCATTGGAAGAGTTGGCTTCATACGTGAAGGCAGTTGCTAATGACCCGGTAGCCTATGCAGAATACCATGCATGGAGAAGGTGTGGTGTACTGGGAAACTATGGAAAAACCCGAGCCATGAGCCTTGACACGTTGCCTTGTCGATTATGCGATTCTGTTAGCAGAAAAGGTGGAAGAAATGCGGCAAGCTAG